GCTGGCTGCGACTCCCTTGAAGGGTAACACTGGAGCTGCCCGCAAGTTCGTctgtgctggctccagcagcgctGTTGGAGGGCTCTGCACCAGCACCAGGAGGCCCCTCTCGGGAGGCagaaggcctgggggcagctgcggggctgcctgcctgtcccatggcagcacgggagccctccaggcccagcaggcggtgggccacccagctgcaccGCTGCACGGTGATGCCGATGAGCCGGTGCACAAAGGTGGCTGCGTGCTCCGGCATGGAAAGCTGCATCAGCTGCACCAGGCGATcttcatccagccccaggaggcccaCGGCGGAGGTGAGGAGGTCTTCCACCATTTGCGCCTCCGCGTGGTCAGCCCCATGGATGCGCCTCAGCTCCtggcgcagccagggcagcacgggACGGATGAGAGTTGGGTGGTCCCGCAAAAGGGAGGCCCAAACTTCAGGCTGGAGGCCTCCCACAAGAGCCGGCCCTGCAGCTGATGGTGGTGCTGCAGGACGGTGACGGGGGTCGGTGGTGGCTGCGCGGCCACGAGCTCTCCCAGCCGGCTGGGTGATGAGAGACGCTTCTGCCGGCGCTGGGATGACGACCTCCTTAAATTCGTTGTCTGCCCGCACCGAGTGCACGATGGAGCTGAccctcctcttgcagagggGGCACTCGGGCTTGCTCTCCACCCACTGCTGGATGCATCGGAAGCAGAACTGGTGGAGACATGGCATCACGTAGCCCACGTTGTCCCAGGTGTCAAGGCAAATGGGGCAGCGGCTCTCCAGCGCCGTGgccatgctctccagctgctgcagtgggctgcgtggagcaggggatgaggggctgctcctcctcactgctgctgcaccagcagctgtcacgctgcaaaaggcagagaagaggccaCGGTCATCGGCTGCTGTGGGGGCAGCTGCAAGAGCTGTGCAGGTCCCCAGAGGAGGAAAgccttccagctgcccagggccCAGGGCAAGGTGTCCCCACCGCGCTTacctctgctgctgcgagcGCTCCTCCTGGGTCTCCCGACGGCCCGAACGACGCAGGGCCGTGGAAGAAGCTCTGATGActctgggaagggcactgagagctgctgcagcaactcccagggcacgacaccagcaccaaggccaaCCTCGCTCCTCACTCCAGACCTCACGCAACCGCTCAGCCGGAGTGCGGGCACTAGCCGGCGCGGTGGGACTCTGCGCCCGCATATGAGCAGCGAGGGCCACGCAGTCACAATCCATTGCTCACAGACGTCACAGTCCATCGCTTGGAGACGCCACCAGCCACCCGTAGGAGGTATCCCAAGGGCCCATCCTCACCTCGGCAGCTCTCTGGCCCCAAATTCTGAGCCTCCCGCAATGCTCGTGTCCACTCCATGCCCCCCAACTTTTGTCTTGTCCGTGGCACTGGTGTTTCCCAGCA
This region of Anas platyrhynchos isolate ZD024472 breed Pekin duck chromosome Z, IASCAAS_PekinDuck_T2T, whole genome shotgun sequence genomic DNA includes:
- the LOC119714353 gene encoding uncharacterized protein, whose translation is MDCDCVALAAHMRAQSPTAPASARTPAERLREVWSEERGWPWCWCRALGVAAAALSALPRVIRASSTALRRSGRRETQEERSQQQSVTAAGAAAVRRSSPSSPAPRSPLQQLESMATALESRCPICLDTWDNVGYVMPCLHQFCFRCIQQWVESKPECPLCKRRVSSIVHSVRADNEFKEVVIPAPAEASLITQPAGRARGRAATTDPRHRPAAPPSAAGPALVGGLQPEVWASLLRDHPTLIRPVLPWLRQELRRIHGADHAEAQMVEDLLTSAVGLLGLDEDRLVQLMQLSMPEHAATFVHRLIGITVQRCSWVAHRLLGLEGSRAAMGQAGSPAAAPRPSASREGPPGAGAEPSNSAAGASTDELAGSSSVTLQGSRSQPPSSAVPVPRNQEAPQEETPEAVPGASTADQGRDHPQRGPRRAPKRRAPTSQASSPAAKKRPPRRQH